In the genome of Actinomycetota bacterium, the window TCGCCGAGGTGTTCCCGGCCAGGCGCGCGGCGCTCGCGCGCGAGCTCACGAAGCGCTTCGAGGAGGTCGTCCGGGGCACCACGGCCGAGGTCGCGGCCGAGATCGCCTCGCGCGCGCAGGTGAAGGGGGAGGTCGTGCTGCTCATCGGCCCGCCCGCTGCGGGCGAGGGCGCGGCCGCGCACACGGACGACGACCTGCGCGCACTCGTTGACGCGCGGGTGCGCGAGGGCGTTGCGCGCACGCAGGCGGTCAGGCTCGTCGCCGCCGAGACCGGGGCGCCTCGCAACCGCGTGTACCGCGCGTCGCTCGGCTCGGGCTAGGGCGAAGGCCTCAGCCCTTCTTGATCGCCGCGAGGCAGTCCGTGCACACCGCGCGCTCCAGGACCGCGCCGACACCCTCCGTCGTCCCGCAGAACACGCACGAGGCCTCGTGCTTCTGCAAGACGATGCGGTCGCCGTCCACGAACACGCGGATCGGGTCGCCCGTGTCGATGCCGAAGGTGCGGCGCAGCTCCATCGGAATGACGATGCGCCCGAGCGCGTCGAGCTTGCGGACTATTCCGGTGTCCCTCATCGTTCCCGCCTTCCCCCGCCCATGCCTGCCGCGGCCTTGGGGTATCATCGGAACCCGATGGCCCGCCGGCCGGCGGAAGCCCCGATGTGCCGCCCTCTGCTGTCAGAACTTGCCCTTGAAGGCGTGAAGCGTAACGTATGGACAGGCCCTCGTTCTACCTCACGACGCCGATCTACTACGTGAACTCCGTGCCGCACCTCGGCACGGCGTACACGACCGTCGCCGCGGACGCGCTCGCACGCTACCGCCGGATGACCGGCTCGGACGTCTTCTTCCTCACCGGCCTCGACGAGCACGGGCAGAAGGTCGCTCAGGCCGCCGAGGAGCACGGCGTCTCCCCTCAGGAGTGGTGCGACTCGATCGCGCCGAGGTTCCTCGAGACCTGGGAGATGCTCGACATCAGCAACGACGACTTCATCCGCACCACCCAGGAGCGCCACAAGGCCGGCGTGCAGGCGTTCTGGACGAAGCTGCACGACGACGGCTACCTGTACCAGGGCCACTACGAGGGCTGGTACTGCGTGCCCGACGAGACCTACTGGACGGCCGAGCAGCTTGCGGAGGGGAAGTGCCCCACCTGCGGCCGCGACGTCGAGTTCGTTCGCGAGGACAACTGGTTCTTCAAGCTCTCCGAGTTCGCCGGCCGTCTGCTCGCCCTCTACGAGGAGCGGCCTGAGTTCGTACAGCCTGAGACGCGGCGCAATGAGGTCGTCTCGTTCGTGCGCGGCGGTCTGAAGGACCTGTCGATCTCCCGCACGACGTTCACCTGGGGCGTGCCGCTGCCCTTCGCCGAGAACCACGTGACCTACGTGTGGATCGACGCGCTGCTCAACTACGTGACCGCGGCCGGCTATGGGGTCGACTCGGAGCGCTTCGAGCGCTACTGGCCCGCCGACGTCCACTTCGTGGGCAAGGACATCATCCGGTTCCACTGCGTCATCTGGCCGGCGATGCTCATGGCGGCCGGGCTGCCGCTGCCGCGTACGGTCTTCGCGCACGGCTTCCTGCTGGCCAAGGGCGAGAAGATGAGCAAGTCGAAGGGCAACGCGCAGAGCCCCGCCGATCTCGTCGCGAGGTTCGGCGTCGACGGCTACCGCTACTACTTCCTTCGCGACGTGCAGTTCGGCGCGGACGGCGCGATCTCGATGGAGGCGATGGTCCAGCGCTACAACGGCGATCTGG includes:
- a CDS encoding AbrB/MazE/SpoVT family DNA-binding domain-containing protein, which gives rise to MRDTGIVRKLDALGRIVIPMELRRTFGIDTGDPIRVFVDGDRIVLQKHEASCVFCGTTEGVGAVLERAVCTDCLAAIKKG
- the metG gene encoding methionine--tRNA ligase, with the protein product MDRPSFYLTTPIYYVNSVPHLGTAYTTVAADALARYRRMTGSDVFFLTGLDEHGQKVAQAAEEHGVSPQEWCDSIAPRFLETWEMLDISNDDFIRTTQERHKAGVQAFWTKLHDDGYLYQGHYEGWYCVPDETYWTAEQLAEGKCPTCGRDVEFVREDNWFFKLSEFAGRLLALYEERPEFVQPETRRNEVVSFVRGGLKDLSISRTTFTWGVPLPFAENHVTYVWIDALLNYVTAAGYGVDSERFERYWPADVHFVGKDIIRFHCVIWPAMLMAAGLPLPRTVFAHGFLLAKGEKMSKSKGNAQSPADLVARFGVDGYRYYFLRDVQFGADGAISMEAMVQRYNGDLANDWGNLVSRLLNMTEKYFDAIVPARPDAEPVTAEDAELRGLAEALPERYEAAMREFDYAGALEAAWDVVKCANRYVETAAPWNLAKDPATHPRLAAVIHDALEAVRIIALHTAPVMPATSAEVWRRIGAGDLAAVTDLPARAAWGGLTVGAAVDKGEPLFPRIVEEG